A part of Synergistaceae bacterium genomic DNA contains:
- a CDS encoding WYL domain-containing protein produces MGREISSVRIRRLLKLAAYLRKKGEAGAEVSDLITHCEYSGRRALQDDIRLLRDEYKAGITFRRDYPRRYCMTYEGEFLMSLSLNMNDISALCIGLGMASHFVPDFKSHCRELWHKIAEIVPDSFVELGEILAGLTTIQHPVSGIKPWVFETVLEAIHEHEAIEIDYISPYGDRKVKTHRISPYDMFFKAHSWYMAAGDGERILTFRLSRIERIIIPDDGKFIPPPDDYSPEIFRQSSWYVKGGQLRHTIRLEIREPMASIVSEMKRHPTQRITRLNDDTIELTATIPDLEEAARWILSCSPGITVKAPDELREMVCDLARKVIAANSTAENTISGA; encoded by the coding sequence ATGGGTCGCGAAATTTCGTCCGTAAGAATACGGCGGCTCCTGAAACTGGCGGCATACCTCCGCAAAAAGGGTGAGGCAGGCGCGGAAGTCTCAGACCTCATCACACACTGCGAATACTCCGGGCGGCGCGCTCTTCAGGATGATATACGGTTACTGCGGGACGAGTACAAAGCCGGAATCACATTCAGGCGCGATTATCCACGGCGTTACTGCATGACGTATGAAGGCGAGTTCCTTATGTCGCTGAGTCTGAACATGAACGACATTTCAGCACTGTGCATAGGCTTGGGAATGGCGAGTCATTTCGTGCCTGACTTCAAGAGTCACTGCAGGGAATTATGGCACAAAATCGCGGAGATTGTCCCGGACAGTTTTGTGGAGCTGGGCGAGATTCTAGCCGGACTTACGACAATTCAGCACCCTGTTTCAGGCATAAAGCCGTGGGTCTTTGAGACGGTATTAGAGGCGATACACGAGCATGAAGCGATAGAGATAGACTACATTTCGCCGTACGGAGACAGGAAGGTGAAGACTCACAGAATTTCCCCCTACGATATGTTCTTCAAGGCTCACTCGTGGTACATGGCCGCCGGGGACGGAGAAAGGATTCTGACCTTCAGGCTGTCGAGAATTGAGAGGATAATTATCCCTGATGACGGGAAATTTATCCCACCTCCTGATGACTACAGCCCGGAAATCTTCAGGCAGTCTTCATGGTACGTGAAAGGCGGACAGCTCCGGCACACGATAAGACTCGAAATCCGCGAGCCGATGGCCTCAATCGTCAGCGAAATGAAACGCCATCCCACGCAGAGAATAACGCGCCTCAATGATGACACTATAGAGCTTACTGCGACAATCCCAGATCTTGAGGAGGCCGCAAGGTGGATACTGTCATGTTCCCCCGGGATAACGGTCAAAGCCCCGGATGAACTGCGCGAAATGGTATGCGACTTAGCCCGGAAAGTTATTGCGGCAAACTCCACAGCGGAAAATACAATCTCAGGTGCGTGA
- a CDS encoding lecithin retinol acyltransferase family protein, translating to MKPSPKNGDVLRVNRGLYSHYGVYADPGRVIHYTGATGPDDFNGIVRETTLAEFLNGSEDFSVCNFPEHPNNFPVIPGVKGLAKILQLIRVIKMMDYHLYSGEETVRRARSKLGEGGYNLALNNCEHFAVWCKTGVKDSTQVDRILDIVARFFG from the coding sequence ATGAAACCCAGTCCAAAAAACGGCGATGTTCTCCGCGTGAATAGGGGACTATATTCCCACTACGGAGTCTACGCTGACCCCGGCCGCGTCATTCACTACACAGGCGCGACAGGCCCGGACGACTTCAACGGCATTGTGCGCGAGACGACATTAGCGGAGTTCCTGAACGGCTCAGAGGATTTCAGCGTCTGCAACTTTCCCGAACACCCGAATAATTTTCCCGTAATCCCCGGCGTTAAGGGACTCGCCAAAATTCTACAGTTAATCCGCGTCATAAAGATGATGGATTACCACCTTTACAGCGGAGAAGAGACCGTGAGACGCGCAAGAAGCAAACTCGGCGAGGGCGGCTACAATCTTGCGCTGAACAACTGCGAGCATTTCGCGGTGTGGTGCAAGACAGGCGTTAAGGACTCCACGCAGGTCGACAGGATTCTTGACATTGTCGCCCGCTTTTTCGGCTGA